In Candidatus Paceibacterota bacterium, a single window of DNA contains:
- a CDS encoding phospholipase D-like domain-containing protein yields MEISIRQKCRYFFEHPKEWVTNPQNYKRLIVWVLIFICMFGISITVANYRVSSQFRVVYSLDKRQNDQEIIKVINNADRYVYFAIYFFTKKDIASALIQAKKRGLEVVGITDAGASLDSNKNIVEELREAGIVVETQKHPEGIMHIKTVVTDKAYASGSYNWTASATNINDEILEIGTNDGVRKQYLNIIKKVLIKNQ; encoded by the coding sequence ATGGAAATATCAATCCGACAGAAGTGCCGTTACTTTTTTGAGCATCCAAAGGAGTGGGTTACAAATCCGCAGAATTACAAACGACTGATTGTTTGGGTACTGATCTTTATTTGTATGTTTGGAATTAGTATAACGGTTGCAAATTATAGAGTGAGCTCTCAATTTAGAGTGGTCTATTCATTGGATAAAAGACAGAATGATCAGGAAATAATAAAGGTAATAAATAATGCCGATAGATATGTTTACTTTGCTATTTATTTTTTCACCAAGAAAGATATTGCTTCAGCATTGATACAAGCCAAGAAAAGGGGTCTGGAAGTTGTTGGTATTACTGATGCTGGTGCGAGTTTGGATAGTAATAAGAATATTGTTGAAGAATTACGGGAAGCGGGGATTGTGGTGGAAACTCAAAAGCATCCAGAAGGTATCATGCATATCAAAACAGTTGTGACTGATAAAGCTTATGCTTCTGGAAGTTACAATTGGACAGCTTCGGCGACTAATATTAATGATGAAATATTGGAAATTGGGACAAATGATGGTGTCAGAAAACAGTATTTGAATATTATTAAAAAAGTTTTGATTAAAAACCAGTAA